The window TGCGTCTGGATGCTTGGGTGGACATATCATCCTCATATATCCCATCCTGGGGATCAACACATCTATATTCCTTTCGGGGAAGTAATATGACACATAAGTTATTAAATATGTTGTCTTACTATACCTGGTAGAGATTCATTCCTATAAGTGGCCCTTATGCCAGTGTAATTGAGGAATTATCTATTGGCCTAATTGTTAAGATGGTGGTTTCTCACGCAGTAGACCAGGGTTCAGATCCCACCTGTGACACCATCAGTTCATGATGTTTTAGACTAATCAAATGCACAGACACAGCAACCCTACAATGCTACACTTCTCTGGTTGTCATGattttaaaaatgaataaaaacacaAGAATGACTGTATGTATGCTAATGAAAATATTAATTGTATATAAAAATGATAAGATACTGCAATCCTCAAGAGTCatcctttttttgtgtgtgcctgtgagccTGTGTGTATTTGTTCCGGGGTTGGTGTCAATTCCTTTaaaattcagaaagtaaactgaACTTCCAATTGCAATTTCTATTTTCCTCAAAGCCTTTACTGATGTGTGCATATGAATGAGTGAATATCAGCAGATAAGCTCCCTCCTCTTTCCTACTGAGGAAGCGTTTGGGCGAGCTGAGGTCTCCAAATTACCAGTTGTCGTCTTTCTGGAGCCAGACTCCCTCCATCAGCACATTGCCGTGCTCCTCTGAGAATTGCCAGTTGGCTTTGTAGCGCTGGTCCCCTGTGCCCTCCCCGAGGTCCCAAAGCTCTATAGACAGTCTCTCCTCGGGCATGTCCAAGAAGTCCATTAGGTCAGAGGTCATGCCCATTATCTGGAGGTCAAAGGTCCTCGGTGTGACAGTGGAGGCTAAGTACTGGGCCAGGGAGGGGCTGAGACGGTTGGCTCGTGGAGTCGGCTGAGGCTGGCCTTGCCCAGTGCTGCCCCACAGACCTGTCAGGTTCTTCATAACCTCCAGACGACGAGGTTCTTCAGCTCTATAGGATACAAACACAGCCTCACATAACACCTTGTTCCTGGCCTGGTTCCATACTGTACTGGCATGTGTTGTCGCCAACTCTTCTATCATTGTACAGTATTGAACCTACCTTGTTTGTAGTCTTCGAGGGAAATCAGAGTTATTGAATTCTATTGGGTCATTAAATTAACAAAATCATACAAATTCCATAATACAGTATTAGCTGTAATGATATTTACCCAGTGTCTGTATTGTTCCAGGCGTCTCCTGTGGACTGACCAGGCTTGAGCTGGGCCAGATCTCCAGAGATGTCCTTCTTGGCTGCTCTCGTGCACCCCCTGCTGCCATACACCTTATCGGCTGACCTCTTCCTCTGTTGCTGCTGCTTCTGTCGTAGTGGGCTGGGGTCCTTGGGGGCCCTGATGCTGGGGACCAGTTTAGGCCTCTTGGGCTGGCTCACCTTCTTCTGTTTCGCAATAAAATCCTTCAGCCTCTTCCAAGAAAGGTACGAGGATACCTGACTGGCTTTGGCACCGGCCTCCACATGCTGCACAGCACCCTGGGACAGCTGGGTCAACTTGGGGCATGACAGTTTAGGTCTCTTGAGCTGGCTCACTTCCTGATTGACAGTAGGACTATCCTTCAACCAAGGAATGTAAAGATTTCTTGCCTTCAACAGCTCCACTGTCAGGGGGCAGGGAAGGTCATGACTGGCATTGGCCTCCACATGGTGTACAGCACTCTGGGACAGCTGGGTCAGCACAGGACTCCACACAGCCTTCTGAGATGAGCCTGGAAAACCAACCCTTCTCAGGATCATCCTGATTGCTGAGGGATTTGTGGGGTGGACACACAGGTTGGACTCCCAAATCTGAAAAGTGTGTTATGAGTTAACAATTGGAATTTCTAAATACATGGACATCATGATTTGAAAGGCTCTGGGAATCTTTTCTACACTAGTTAGGATGGCTTTTTTTAAGCTTACAGGCCAAACCTGTCGAATTgtttattaaaaaatgtattattagGGTTACCTCAAAACAGTAAACCTGTCAACAACTGAAAAACGAGCAAGTACATTTGCCTACTCACGTTTCCCATTTTTGAATTCCTTTGTTGAGAAGTTTGGATAAATCTTAGTTTGCGCTGAATGGAAGTCTGCGATGAAAGATCTTGTTTGTAATGTCATCCAAGTGATAGCCTATCGAATTTATTTGTTGGAATTCATCTACCTACAGATTCTGGAATGAAACGTCATAAAAGAGCGCATGGAATAGTGGCGTTGCCTCCATTTCAATGCGCAACCTTATAAACGTTATCGGTCTCAGCTTTTGCACTGAGTTTTCTAATATGTCCAGCTATGCAGTTATCCCTGTGTGATATCGTTCAAATCTTCCCTAAGCAAATCATTCAAATCTtccccaaatatatatatatatattaaatatcgATAATTCTCATTCAAAGAAACGTGCATACTTCACCAGCCAACCCCTTTTACGTGATGTTTGCATACAAATTCCTGCCCAAATGAGCTCAATAGCATCATTGACATGCAATTAGAAATATTATGAGAACTCTAATGCTGTTCCAGTGGCCAGCGTAGACAAAAAATTAACATGGTCTAATTAACATATTAATGAACTAATTTGTAATTTCACTGGAATGGCAGGCAAGGCCAACATGTCATGATCTTACAGCTATTTTCAACATTAATTGTTTCGGAATAAATCTTACATCACTGCTGCAGAGCATGATTTACATTTAGACCGATTAGCACTTTGGGATGCTCCCTGGTAAAGCGACGGGTCTATGAGCACAACACGTTGAAAATacgtcttttttgttgttgttgctgtaaaGACATTGAAAAGCAGCTTTTCAACTCCTCTCCGTCACACTGTTCGGCGCTGTCTTCTCAATCTCGTTCCACGCCGGATCCATGCCGGATCTTCTGGTGTTAGCTTCAAGCTCGTGCCTTTAGATGTTTTATGTGCTGATTACAGACCGATTATACTACACCGATTCTAGCATGACTTCAATACGGGAACTATGCTACAAATGAGATATCAGAACACACCATATCAGAACACACcaagaccatttaaaaaaaaaaaaaggtttattgATTTGGTCAATCTTGTAGGTTGCTTTCAACTCTTTTCGGATTCAGCGAGGACAGCAGCCCATTTGAGCTTGATCAAAAACTCTCCCACAAGCCAAGATAAGCAAAAACCTTTTGACTTATCTGAAATGGCACTTTCCATGGCTGTTGCTTTTAATGCAATGACAGGGGGTGCCTCCACTAAGAGGGAACACAAAACCACATAAACCAGGTAACAAAACAGCATGATGAAACAACTGTGGTCAGAGATTGCCCTTATTTATGGGCCTTGGCCcgggtttcccaaaagcatattTAGGCTAAATTAAATTGTTAGAATTTAGCCTTAAAATGttttgggaaaccaggcccaATCTCAAACAGACAGTAGGCTCATCTCTCCGCCATGGCTCTATTAGCTCGGTCTGGCTATTTACAGTTTATCTGGCCTCATATCAGCCTTcacaaaggagggagaggaggagtaatGAAAAGGAATGTCAGGGGAGAATGCTGTAAAGGGGAGAGTGGATGTTGGgcctggggtggtggtggggggggttatTGTACAGGAGCATCAGTCACATTTAGGGGCGCTTGGTTATTTGTTATTTGTCTGGGGGGGGTGATGGATGACAAaccctcccctttctctttctccagcCCTCCGCTCTACAGGCCACTCCACTGAGGCCAGGGTGGGATGtgacctcatcctctctcctctcctcctcagtcacATAAAACCCCAGGGCTCATTTTCCACGTCAAAGCTTCTTCACCTACTTGATGGACGAGGAACTGGAGGCGGACTCTCTGCGTTTATGCTGGAATGACAAAGAATGCACCGAACGCTGTCAGCCATTGGTCCAGAACATATCTGCATAATTTCACATGCAACTATGACAGTGCCCATTGGAACACTGCCTAAATGTATTCTCTTTGACAAGTTCTATTTAGCCAACTCCTGTTAGACAGCCAGGCTGTATTCATTAGGGTACActatatcaaaacatatagcGGCAGACAACGAAAACAGGCATTCCTCATAGGACAAGCTCCGGTCGTCCCTCGTTTTATATCCGTTTTATTCCATATGGTGCCTAATGAAAACAACCAAGGTTTGTGTGCGTGGGGTGGGTTAAAAGACTTGAGTTGGGGGTGAGTGGGGCTCCCACCACATCAATGATCTGCTCCTTGGCCTCCCCATTGATGTCATCGGGGCCGGGCACCTACAGACCACCCAGTCCTCCTCCCCCTGGGGGCCTGACAGGGCCCACCCCTCCTCCAGTCTTCAGCAGCAAGGCCTTGAAGAAGTGGCAGAGCATCTGTTGTTCGTACTCAGATACCTGAGCCTGCTTCAGCTCCTAGACCAGCACCATGCCAATGAGCAGCTCGTTGGACATCTGGACTATGTCCTCTGTGGGCATGGGGTTCAGGTctacacagagagaacagagtaggGAAAGATGGAGTTAGAAACACGCAGGACGTATCCCGCGTACCACTTTGAGGCCCTGATTTAGGTTGTGTGAAACCGCAATGCATTGTCAGTAACCAAATTGTTTGCCTGGTTTTACTATTCCTACATGGATATGCAAACTCAATCAAGGCGTAGTCACTCCACTACCTGGTAAGAGTGCGTTGGTATTTTTGGGATGGTCTCTCTGACAGGTTGAGCCAATTTTTTTGTCAATACATTCTGAGGTCTGTTTTCTCTATTCAGGTTGGTGTGGTAGATGTGATTTCTATCACTTGTGTGAGATAGTGCCTTGGATTGCTTTCCGTATCATTTAGTCCTAGGATACGGTGGTGGTAGGTGGTATGGCTAGCTGCGCACTCACCCACTTCCCGCTCCGTCACAAACTCCTCAATGGCCTTGATCTTCTTCTGGCCTACCGAGCTCGGCAGTTtcatctgtaacacacacacacacacacacacacacacacacaataagtcGGGGATGTCAGGAATATGGGGATAAACTGACAGATTATCCGAGGAGAACTCCACTCCTTTAGCCCTAATGCATTTTGCATAGAGAGTAACGTCTCCCCATCAGTCTTTCAGACGAATAAGCTCCCTCTGCTGCTATGTCTTACAGATATTAGTGCGCCACTAGCGGCATAAATCATGATTTTTGCTAATGAGAGCTAGGACTGTGTCccgcctcccaaatggcaccctgttccctataaagtgcaccgcttttgaccagaatcctatgggccctggtcaaacgtagtgcactacataggaaatagggtaccatttgggacttaGAGCCAGGCCTAACATGCTCCAGCCACTCTCAGCATACATCACAAGCTATGAGACCACGCATGCTAGACCGGTGACTTAAAGTAAAATAAATGGATCTTTTGGACCCTTGTAAAAATGGAACGTTGGTGGAGAGTTttccaaaaccatctcaaattGATTGTTTCAGACGAGTGCTTTATATTGGCCTTTTGTAAAGTTGAGGTCCTAGGATTATATTTTTGGAGGGGAACAATCTAAGCAAAACCCATATGCTGTTCCTATATACAAATCATATGCAGCTGATCGTTTTAGTGAATGGCCATGCTTACCCTCTGACTGCGCAGTGAGACTCCAGCTGATTTGAAGTCGGGGAATATGATGCCTGCTATCTCAGGAACAGCTTGTTGTGGTCAGACGGAGACAGTAGAGAGGTGAGCAAGACAGACTTAGtcacttttttttaaagcaggGTGGCATCAGGGTCCTTTTAAATGCAAAACACACTTGAAATCGTaaccacacaaaaaaaatattgatAGGAGTTGAGAATTGCACATGGCCTATTGGAGGGCAAGGCGGAGCCCTTCACCATATTTCTCACAACTATCAAGATACTCTCAGATCTCTACAAAACCATGGGGTGGGGGTGATGGTTGATTTAccagtttctctgtctctcgtttCAGTGGGAGCTTCTTCTTGCTGGCCTTGCGCTATGCACGTCTCATCTGTGTTGGTGTCGGCGGCAGTGATGAGCTCCTGCAGGACCTGGGCTTTCTTCTCACGCTCCTTTTTCCTGCTCTCAATCATCCGCAGCTCCTGCATAAGatactcctcttcttccacctgcAGGGCAAAACGGGGAAGTGCAACGTGAGTGCTGGGTCATGTTCATCAGGACAAAAATGAACTGAAACAGGGAGGTACTATCTGAACTTGTCCACTCAGAAAGCTTATTTgggttttccgttgcaaaacgttttgccctaatgaatacaaccctggacTATAACACAGCATGAAATGTTGGATCCAAACTGGGGAATAAGCTACGTTttgccctaatgaatacaaccctggacTATAACACAGCATGAAATGTTGGATCCAAACTGGGGAATAAGCTGCCCCTTCAAAACACTAACAGTGGAATTGTCTTAATcataatatatttattttgaaTAGCGCTTTTCATACAGAAACTCACAAAAAAATATCATTAAAAACAAAATCTGCCAGCCAGATGGCAGTTCATGGGATATGGTCCTCCACAGCTGGATGCTGATGCAGTTCATTAAAGGAGTAGATTAAGTGGAGGTGGTGTCGAGGGTCCAGCCAGGGAGGGAAAATATGTCAGACTTGAGCATATCCTTAGGCACCCCTGTCTCTAAAGTTGTATCAATCAcattgatttataaagcccttttttacatcagccgatgtcacaaagggccgtacagaaacccagcctaaaaccccaaacagcaagcaatgcagatgtagaagcacggtcgctaggaaaaactccctagaaaggcccgaacctaggaagaaacctaggctctgaggtgtggccagtcctcttctggctgtgccgggtggaaattacaacagaacatggccaagatgttcaaacgttcatacatgaccagcagggtcagataataatagtcaatggttgtagagggtgcaacaggtcagcacctcaggagtaaatgtcaggtgGCTTTTCATAGACGATCATTCAgatttagagacagcaggtgcggtagagagagagtccaaaacagaaggtccgggacaaggtagcacgtccagttcACAGCTACTCCTACTGCGGTTTCCTGCAACTCTCGTGACGCGCAACAAATATGTAGATCTTGGGCTCTGTCCATGTTGCAGCCCGGACCTTGTTCAGCGTGCACAAATGTAGTAGTAACGCTCCTTCAGGTAATCCGTTGAACCTTTCTGAAAGCACAAATTCAAGGAATGTTTACGGGATGTCTATTATAATGGAAAGACATTGTATTTCATGAAGTATCACTTGCTTTTAAAAATGCCAATATTCAAATTGAAATGACTCCTGACTTCCTGACTGCAATGTGATTTGTGGATTCAAATGAAgtatttaaagtgtgtgtgtaggaacGGTTGTGGACGACGATGAAACGCAGGTCTGTCTCTGCTTTGGTACAGCCGTCGTCATGGAAATACATCTGATACTCCTGCTCCGGGTACACTGGCACCTGCACTGcttagagatggggagggggagaaacaggggaaagcgggagagagacagacacaggggagaagaaaagagagagacgggggagacaggtgtgtgcctttccaaatcatgtccaatcaattgaatttcaaggatgatcaatggaaacagaatgcacctgaccttaattttgagtctcatagcaaagggtgttttttgcaaatatttttaaaaacctgttttagcatTGTCatattgtggtattgtgtgtagattgatgaggaaaatgtgttatttaatcaattttagaataaggcttatactgtaacaaaatgtggaaaaagtcaaggggtctggatactttctgaatatactgtgtgttacatttcatatggtatgtattcatttgcccatcatccattttgtatgatatgatATGTTCTGTAGAGCTACAGTGCTTTCTCCTTTTGTTCTTTTGACACACATCCCACTGGCCACaaacaacattgtttccacgtcactTCATTGAAATTACGTTAAatcaacgtggaatagatgttgaattgacaccTGTGCCCTGTGGGATGAAATCAAAATCATACTACTCCTGGTCACTCTGACTCCACTTCTCCCAATGGGTCCTTCACCATCTTTGTGACCGCAAAAACAAGTTTCCCCAAAAAACATTCTTGCTCATGAATCACACTCCAACAGGGAATGAGGCATTAACACACTGAGGATTATCTTGATTTACAACTTTAGCCCTTTCTAGCACCATTATTAGGTGTTACAGTATTACACACATTTTCTCCAGCCGCACTCGCGCCGACAGAATCAAACAGTCCTTCTGCCATTGGTCCGACCTAATTAGCGTTGTCAGGGCGGAGGTAGGACCATCTCATCCTTGTATACAGTATCTGTGAACAAGCTTCCATTCAGTATTCTTCTTTTccatataacacattagatctggtaaaagataatacaaacaaaaacatgcttttttcccccatcatctttgaaatacaaGAGAAAGGCCAGACTTTCATATAGGAGTCTAGGTGTCacttagattttggccactagatggcagcagtgtgtctaaagtttcagactgatccagtgaagaatgACATTACTGCCCAAATTGTTGTTTACACAatccaggaatgtcatacatgatggatcattagcttatacactaactttcacacagctagatgggtgggtgtggagccagagtcagcagtggggtcaaactatagaccccagttcctacatttgaacatTAAAATTGATTATATCAAACTAAACTATGCTACATTGTATCTCTGGGACCcacaggatgacaaatcagagcaagattaaagtatattatttaccttcagaggtgactgtatcaaaccagttaccgtgat is drawn from Oncorhynchus tshawytscha isolate Ot180627B linkage group LG05, Otsh_v2.0, whole genome shotgun sequence and contains these coding sequences:
- the LOC112251779 gene encoding uncharacterized protein LOC112251779, whose amino-acid sequence is MGNIWESNLCVHPTNPSAIRMILRRVGFPGSSQKAVWSPVLTQLSQSAVHHVEANASHDLPCPLTVELLKARNLYIPWLKDSPTVNQEVSQLKRPKLSCPKLTQLSQGAVQHVEAGAKASQVSSYLSWKRLKDFIAKQKKVSQPKRPKLVPSIRAPKDPSPLRQKQQQQRKRSADKVYGSRGCTRAAKKDISGDLAQLKPGQSTGDAWNNTDTGAEEPRRLEVMKNLTGLWGSTGQGQPQPTPRANRLSPSLAQYLASTVTPRTFDLQIMGMTSDLMDFLDMPEERLSIELWDLGEGTGDQRYKANWQFSEEHGNVLMEGVWLQKDDNW